A single genomic interval of Xiphophorus couchianus chromosome 2, X_couchianus-1.0, whole genome shotgun sequence harbors:
- the hgfb gene encoding hepatocyte growth factor translates to MKAMWIYRLVVGLAVVSCCESRRNALQDYQKSEGTRLAVVSPDSSHLTKSRKLSLTKCAKTCSRGKRLPFNCRAFLYDHRNRKCQWLSFDRNSAGAQSHQNIDYDLYQKKDYIRECIVGTGQSYRGRRSVTVSGILCQAWASPIPHEHKFMSKRYRKKDLIENYCRNPDNSTVGPWCFTTDPRPDLRHQECGIPQCSQVECITCNGEDYRGPMDYTESGKECQRWDLNEPHKHTYHPSRYPDKGLHDNYCRNPDGRHRPWCFTTDPNTHWEYCNIKVCETPPKSPEAETTECYEGRGEGYRGTADTTPIGLACQRWDSQYPHNHTFLPEAYSCKDLKENYCRNPDGQEFPWCFTTDPRVRTMFCTHIPQCGIQNSPVSDCFLGFGENYQGEQSRTRSNLPCAPWRDHSNRGERGMLMAGLEGNFCRNPDKDKHGPWCFTNNSAISWDYCNVKPCDALQNSIPPVFVPEPTPVRCFVHKRTRIVGGAPVGISDGSWMVSIQKGSVHWCGGSLVREEWVLTDRQCFSSCVPDLSEYRVWLGVSDLREGSPDRPKRQEVRIAQVICGPNGSSLALLRLSKPARPADNVHTIQLPVAGCSIPEGTMCKMYGWGETKGTGHDDVLKAVDLPIVGNDRCREMHRGNFHITNTKICAGGKRNEGVCERDYGGPLVCQDGDLKVIVGISVHGRGCARANQPGIFINVPFYTQWIYKVFRYNPNSETA, encoded by the exons ATGAAGGCGATGTGGATTTACAGGCTCGTTGTTGGACTCGCAGTCGTTTCTTGCTGCG AGAGCAGGCGAAATGCTCTCCAAGACTATCAGAAATCTGAAGGTACCCGACTGGCAGTTGTGTCTCCGGATTCCTCACATCTGACCAAAAGCAGGAAACTGAGCTTAACCAAATGTGCAAAAACGTGCAGTCGTGGAAAAAGACTCCCATTCAACTGCAG AGCGTTCCTCTATGATCATCGGAACAGGAAATGCCAGTGGCTTTCATTTGACAGAAATTCAGCAGGAGCTCAAAGCCATCAGAACATTGACTATGACCTCTATCAAAAGAAAG ACTACATAAGGGAATGCATTGTGGGGACAGGTCAGAGCTACAGGGGGCGGAGGTCAGTGACAGTCAGTGGGATCCTGTGCCAAGCCTGGGCCTCCCCAATACCTCATGAGCACAA ATTCATGTCTAAGCGGTACAGGAAAAAGGACCTAATAGAGAATTATTGCCGCAACCCAGACAACTCCACTGTTGGTCCATGGTGCTTCACCACTGACCCCAGGCCAGATCTCCGACACCAGGAGTGTGGCATACCACAGTGTTCACAAG TTGAGTGTATTACCTGTAATGGGGAAGATTACAGAGGACCAATGGACTATACAGAAAGTGGGAAAGAATGTCAACGATGGGACCTGAATGAACCTCACAAGCATACATACCACCCCTCAAG ATACCCTGACAAAGGCCTACATGATAACTACTGTAGGAACCCCGATGGACGTCACAGACCATGGTGCTTTACCACAGACCCAAATACACACTGGGAGTACTGcaacatcaaagtttgtg AAACTCCTCCTAAAAGTCCTGAGGCGGAGACAACCGAGTGCTATGAGGGCAGAGGAGAGGGTTACAGAGGCACAGCAGACACGACGCCCATCGGACTCGCCTGCCAACGCTGGGATTCTCAGTATCCACATAACCACACATTCCTACCTGAAGCGTACTCTTGCAA GGACCTGAAAGAGAACTATTGTCGAAATCCAGATGGTCAAGAATTCCCCTGGTGTTTTACTACAGACCCAAGAGTACGCACAATGTTCTGCACCCACATCCCTCAGTGCGGCATCCAGAACAGTCCTGTCAGTG ACTGTTTCTTAGGCTTTGGAGAGAATTACCAAGGAGAGCAGTCAAGGACTAGATCAAACCTACCCTGCGCTCCCTGGAGAGACCACAGCAACAG GGGGGAGAGGGGCATGCTGATGGCTGGCCTAGAGGGAAATTTCTGCAGAAATCCTGATAAGGACAAACATGGTCCCTGGTGTTTCACCAACAATTCTGCCATTAGCTGGGATTACTGCAACGTAAAACCTT GTGATGCTTTGCAAAACAGCATTCCACCAG TCTTTGTACCTGAGCCAACCCCTGTGAGGTGTTTTGTCCATAAAAGAACCAGGATTGTGGGAGGAGCTCCAGTTGGCATATCAGACGGCAGCTGGATGGTTAGCATACAGAAAGG ATCGGTGCATTGGTGTGGGGGTTCCCTTGTGCGAGAGGAGTGGGTACTTACTGACAGACAATGCTTCTCCTCCTG TGTTCCGGACCTCAGCGAGTATCGGGTGTGGCTGGGAGTCTCTGATCTTCGAGAAGGATCTCCTGACAGGCCTAAGAGACAGGAAGTCAGAATAGCTCAAGTGATATGTGGCCCCAATGGATCTAGCTTGGCCCTCCTGAGGCTCTCAAA GCCCGCCCGTCCTGCAGACAATGTCCACACAATTCAGCTGCCTGTGGCTGGATGCTCCATCCCAGAGGGAACCATGTGCAAAATGTATGGATGGGGAGAGACAAAAG gCACTGGTCATGATGACGTCCTAAAGGCAGTGGACTTGCCCATTGTTGGAAATGATAGGTGCAGAGAAATGCATAGAGGGAACTTCCATATCACCAACACCAAGATCTGTGCAGGGGGGAAACGGAACGAGGGAGTGTGTGAG agaGATTATGGGGGCCCTCTTGTGTGTCAAGATGGTGATCTCAAAGTTATTGTTGGCATCAGTGTCCATGGCAGAGGCTGCGCTCGAGCCAACCAGCCTGGCATTTTTATTAATGTCCCCTTCTACACACAGTGGATTTACAAGGTCTTTCGATATAACCCAAACTCTGAAACTGCTTAG